From Carya illinoinensis cultivar Pawnee chromosome 5, C.illinoinensisPawnee_v1, whole genome shotgun sequence, one genomic window encodes:
- the LOC122310168 gene encoding uncharacterized protein LOC122310168 translates to MYVKIETSRLDYFRSKQQHIRSELYQGIVDTITLGETDASNVRKRIILPSSFIGGPRDMRKRYMEAMALVQRYGKPDIFLTMTCNPNWQEISNELRLHEESQNRPDLVARVFRAKLEELKDRLFKQQIFGKVSAYVYVIEHQKRGLPHAHFLIILQRNWKLYAPESFDEIVSAEIPDKNTNLHLHNAVIKHMMHGPCGVLNPTNVCMKKNGYCKSQYPKSYASGTTVRNDCFPIYKRSDNGITVKLRGHNLDNRWVVPYNPYLLATFDCHINVEICSTIKVVKYLYKYVYKGHDRVAFNLVSEQTNQQIDEIQQFQSARWIAPPEAMWRIYGFIVNEMYPSVYSLHLHLEDKHQVTFRANEDLINVLNSDRSAKSMLTEFFALNQVDENARTLLYKEFPEFYVWSQQYKEWTRRKKKTVIGRIITANPFEGERYYLRILLNHVRGPLSFENLRTVDGVVAPTFCEAATMHGLLQRDSSLQDCLHEASLYQMPSSLRRLFATILVYCNPTNPRELWERFEQDMSVDFRSTENSMSDVRMQVLRSISFTLESMGKDINSFHLLDDNICFGEDQLESREIDDELAVEIPEEDIVASEALNSKQRHVYNSVLGKVFSNEAATFFVDGPARTGKTFLYKALLAAVRSRKLVALATASSGVVASILPGGRTTHSRFKIPLDTDEHSICCVSKQSAIAKLLRVAKLIIWDEAPMSRKQHIQALDKMPRDINDSNLTFGGKVVVFGGDFCQVLPVVRKGTRQEHVDASLVSSYLWPTLIKFHLTENMRARLDPVFSEYVLELGNGMPPITVDETIKILDGMLVPYEDDCTSLDHLIDVVFHDIHEYSINISAMMNRAILTPKNSYVDEINALLIHRFPGELKRYYSFDEAIDTSEQSIMENFLNTLTPNGLPPHELLLKINCPIMLLRNINPSEGLCNGTRLICQAFDQNVIDAKIAVGHHSGKRVFIPRIPFLPNVDENSDFSFKRTQFPIRLSFAMTINKSQGQTLDFVGIYLPQPVFSHGQLYVALSRAKTASTLRILIRPVSTERSEKNCTKNIVYTELLRLASSD, encoded by the coding sequence ATGTATGTTAAGATCGAGACGTCAAGATTAGATTATTTCCGTAGCAAACAACAACATATTCGATCTGAGTTATATCAAGGTATTGTTGATACCATTACACTTGGGGAAACTGATGCTTCTAATGTTAGAAAACGGATTATTCTACCTTCGTCATTTATTGGGGGTCCAAGAGATATGCGAAaaagatatatggaagcaatggcTTTAGTTCAGCGTTATGGTAAACcagacatttttttaacaatgacgTGCAATCCAAACTGGcaagaaatttcaaatgaattacGCCTGCATGAGGAGAGTCAAAATCGGCCTGATTTGGTTGCTCGGGTCTTTcgtgcaaaattagaagaattaaaggaTCGATTATTCAAGCAGCAGATATTTGGAAAAGTCTCggcatatgtttatgttattgagCACCAAAAAAGAGGGCTTCCACATgcgcattttttaattatattacagAGGAATTGGAAACTCTATGCGCCTGAATCTTTTGATGAGATCGTATCGGCAGAAATAcctgataaaaatacaaatttgcaCTTGCATAATGCTGTTATCAAGCATATGATGCATGGACCATGTGGAGTGTTGAATCCAACAAAtgtttgcatgaaaaaaaatggttattgcAAAAGCCAATATCCAAAAAGTTATGCATCAGGTACGACTGTTAGAAATGATTGCTTCCCAATATATAAGCGTTCTGACAATGGAATAACTGTCAAACTGAGAGGCCATAATTTGGATAACCGTTGGGTCGTTCCATATAATCCATATTTGCTTGCAACATTTGACTGTCACATTAATGTGGAGATTTGTTCTACGATAAAAGTagtcaaatatctttataagtaCGTTTACAAAGGGCATGATCGTGTTGCTTTCAATTTAGTTTCCGAACAAACCAATCAACAAATTGACGAAATCCAACAATTCCAATCGGCCCGGTGGATTGCTCCACCTGAAGCTATGTGGAGAATATACGGCTTCATTGTTAATGAAATGTACCCATCAGTATATAGCTTACATTTACATCTTGAGGATAAACACCAAGTAACTTTTCGAGCAAATGAAGACTTAATCAATGTTCTCAACTCTGATCGATCTGCAAAATCAATGTTAACAGAATTCTTTGCATTAAACCAAGTAGATGAAAATGCCAGGACATTGTTATACAAAGAATTtccagaattttatgtttggagcCAACAATACAAAGAGTGGACTcgtcggaaaaaaaaaactgttataggTCGAATTATTACAGCAAATCCATTTGAAGGTGAGAGGTATTATCTGCGGATATTGCTAAATCATGTAAGAGGACCTTTGTCATTTGAAAATCTTAGAACAGTTGATGGTGTCGTGGCTCCAACATTTTGTGAGGCAGCAACTATGCATGGTTTGCTACAAAGAGACAGTAGCTTACAAGATTGTTTACATGAAGCATCTCTATATCAAATGCCATCCAGTTTGAGACGACTATTTGCAactattttggtttattgtaaTCCAACCAATCCGAGAGAGCTTTGGGAACGTTTTGAGCAAGATATGTCAGTTGATTTTAGGTCGACTGAAAATTCTATGTCGGATGTAAGAATGCAAGTTTTGCGCTCAATCTCTTTTACACTTGAATCAATGGGGAAAGACATTAATTCGTTCCATCTTCTTGATGACAACATTTGTTTTGGTGAAGACCAACTCGAATCTAGGGAAATCGATGATGAATTGGCTGTTGAAATTCCAGAAGAAGATATTGTTGCATCAGAAGCCCTTAATAGTAAACAACGACATGTCTATAATTCAGTTTTGGGAAAGGTTTTTTCTAATGAAGCTGCTACATTCTTTGTCGACGGCCCTGCTAGGACGGGGAAGACATTCCTGTACAAGGCACTTCTTGCCGCagtaagatcaagaaaattagtCGCACTTGCAACTGCTTCATCTGGTGTTGTTGCATCCATCCTTCCTGGAGGTCGAACAACACACTCGCGCTTTAAGATTCCACTAGATACTGATGAACATAGCATATGTTGTGTCAGTAAACAAAGTGCCATCGCAAAGTTACTACGTGTGGCAAAGTTAATTATATGGGATGAGGCCCCTATGTCAAGAAAACAACATATTCAAGCATTAGATAAAATGCCACGAGACATTAATGATTCAAATTTAACATTCGGTGGAAAAGTTGTCGTTTTTGGTGGAGATTTTTGCCAGGTTTTACCTGTGGTTCGTAAAGGAACAAGACAAGAACATGTTGACGCcagtttggtttcttcttacTTGTGGCCTACATTGATCAAGTTTCATTTGACTGAAAATATGCGAGCAAGATTGGATCCAGTCTTTTCAGAATATGTGTTAGAATTGGGCAACGGAATGCCACCAATCACAGTTgatgaaactataaaaattCTTGATGGCATGCTTGTTCCTTACGAAGATGACTGTACTTCTTTGGATCATTTAATAGATGTTGTTTTCCATGATATTcatgaatattcaataaatatttcagcTATGATGAATCGGGCCATATTAACACCAAAGAACAGttatgttgatgaaataaatgcatTGCTAATTCATAGATTTCCTGGTGAGCTTAAGCGATATTATAGTTTTGATGAAGCAATAGATACATCTGAACAGTCAATTatggaaaattttttaaatactctaaCCCCAAATGGACTTCCTCCTCATGAATTGTTACTGAAGATAAACTGTCCTATCATGCTGCTTAGAAACATTAATCCTTCAGAAGGACTATGCAACGGAACACGTCTAATTTGTCAGGCTTTTGATCAAAATGTCATTGATGCAAAAATCGCAGTTGGGCATCACAGCGGAAAAAGGGTCTTTATTCCAAGGATCCCATTCTTACcaaatgttgatgaaaatagTGACTTCTCATTCAAACGAACTCAGTTTCCTATTAGATTAAGTTTTGCAATGACTATAAATAAGTCACAAGGGCAAACATtggattttgttggaatatatttaCCTCAACCTGTTTTCTCACATGGTCAATTATATGTGGCTTTATCAAGGGCAAAGACTGCATCTACATTAAGGATTTTAATACGGCCAGTGTCAACTGAGCGATCAGAAAAGaactgcacaaaaaatattgtctatACGGAATTATTAAGATTAGCATCTTCAGATTAA
- the LOC122310169 gene encoding replication protein A 70 kDa DNA-binding subunit B-like, which produces MSEMIETKPIILGTKIRVGSYNGLSLSSRLKSKFMINPVIPEATSLQEWAAINDLLLKSIIAKNLTHPSASLSSVGIREIIKNCDIAEFIKSLQPMAKTKFWINAKIIVVDLRQIFFYISCIGCNKGTGYDYNDTFLCYHCKHESIFQPRCRAYVELDDNTGRLSAVMFGEVVEEAFGCSAVELINHTGDEHLSYIENLVAQVSQKEWKIELLADLDRFNQKQFKNFNVVSINAVQDDTK; this is translated from the exons ATGTCGGAAATGATTGAGACAAAGCCAATTATACTTGGAACCAAAATAAGAGTTGGTTCTtataatg GATTATCTCTATCATCACGTCTGAAAAGTAAATTTATGATCAATCCTGTTATTCCTGAGGCAACTTCATTGCAAGAGTG ggcagcgattaatgatttattactcAAGAGTATTATTGCAAAAAACTTGACACACCCATCTGCATCTCTATCTTCTGTTGGCATTCGGGAAATAATCAAGAATTGTGATATTGCTGAATTCATCAAAAGTTTGCAACCCATGGCG aaaacaaaattttggataAATGCGAAGATAATTGTGGTTGATTTGCGccagatatttttttacatatcaTGTATTGGCTGTAATAAAGGAACTGGATATGATTACAATGATACATTCCTTTGTTACCATTGCAAACACGAAAGCATTTTCCAACCACG CTGCCGAGCATATGTTGAACTCGACGATAATACAGGAAGACTATCTGCTGTTATGTTTGGTGAAGTTGTAGAAGAAGCATTCGGTTGTTCAGCAGTTGAGCTTATAAATCATACTGGAGAT GAACATTTgtcatatatagaaaatcttGTGGCACAAGTTTCACAGAAAGAGTGGAAGATTGAACTTCTTGCAGACCTTGATCGATTCAATCAAAAGCAgttcaagaatttcaatgtcGTCTCTATTAATGCTGTACAGGATGACACAAAATGA